The Cyanobacteriota bacterium genomic sequence CCCCACCGTCGAGAGTTCAGGGTTGGCGGCGGTGCCGCCGGGAGCGACGATATCCAGCCCATAGCCATAGCTGGAAAAGTCACTGCGATCCATTGCCTTGGCTAGAGCAATCTCTTCATTCACCCGCTCAGCAGCGCCGACGGTGATGATGTTGTCAAATTCCTGAGAGGCTTGACCCAGGGCTGACATCACGCCGCCATCATTGCCTGCTGCCACCACCAGCAACACACCGCTTTGGCGAGCATATTCAATGGCAGCGCGTTCTGCCGGAGTCAGTTCATAGCGGGTGGTGACTGAACCATCTGGGTTAATTTGGGTAAGATCCAAACTCAGGTTAACTACCCCATTGGGTTGCCCTGACTGACGGAAGTGATCTACATACTCCACTAGGGATTCTGCCCATTGCCCAGAGCCGATCGCCCGTCCTACCCACAGGGGAGCCTGATCATTGATGCCTTCGATACCAATGCCATTATTACGGGTGGCACCGATGATGCCCAGAATATGGGTGCCGTGTTCGTTGCCCTCACCAAGTTGCATCAGGGAATTGTCATCGTTGGCGACCCAGTCACGCCCGGAGGTGATACGGGAATAGTCAATGTCGGGGTTGTTGGCGGCAAAGCCCGTGTCGATGATGCCAATCAGGGGTTGGTTGACGATCGGGAAGTTATAGTCTGCGGGAATAGGCAGTAGGATATGGCTGCTCTCTGGGATGTCGATGGTGTCAAAGAGAGGTTCTGGTGGCAGCGGGTTGGTGGGATCTGTGGGGAGAGTTGGTACTTCAGGGACAATCGGCACTCCTGGCTGGACAGGTGAACTATCCCCAGGTGGAGGAGTTGGTGCTGGAGGAAATACACTATCACCAGGATCACCGGGCAATACTGGTGTTGGGGGTTCTAGTACGCTGGGGTCAGAGGGGATTGGGGGTGGGATGAGATTGGCGATCGGGGTGATGTAGGGCTTGGTATACTCAATCAACGCCTTGCCCAGATTGGAGGTGCGCCAATCCTTGCCTGGGGCAATCCAGTCATCCATCTGCTCCGTCACCCCATAGGCATTCCGCACTTGGAAGATTACGTCGTTGTAGTCGCGGTCAGTTCCCTTATCCATCCGCAAATCTTCAAACACAAAGGTGTTGCCCGTACCTGTCATATCCACGATTTGTCCTACATGGAATGCCTCATTGGGGTTAGCTGTTACCAACGAGAAAAGAGGACGCTTGTCACCACCCACTGTAGGATCCTTCACCACATCATAGACGGAGCCGTTGGGCACGAGCATGAAGGCGTATTGCCCATAGGGATTGACGGTGAACTGCTTCACACCCTTATAGTCACCACTGTTGTAATCCTATTCGCCCAGCTCGCCCTTGAAGCGGGCACCCTCCGTGGGGTCATCAATGACGATGTATCCCAACTCAGACTTGCTTAGGGCGCGGCGGGCAGCTTCTTTGATGAATTCAGGGGAGCCAGGGACGAGGGTTTCCATGCCCTCTAGGCTAAACAGGGCTAGTTGACCGCGATAGCCACCACCATCGAACAGGTAGTCGATGCCGATTTTGCCTGTGGAGTCGGTAAGGAAGTAGCCACTGGTGTAGGGGGTGAGGTAGGGAGAAGTGATGAGGTCGTCTGGAACGGTTTTGGGAAGGATGGGGGCGAGGTCGCCTGTGAGTGGGTCACCACTGCTAGCCAAGACGGGGGCGACTAGATCGGTTGTGGTGCTGGGGGAGAGCGGGTTGTTAGTAGGGAGGGGCGATCGTAGTCCTGATACTGCCCCTACCAGAATGTCTTCCGTGGCAACCTGAAGCAGCCCATTGTCGGGTAGCAC encodes the following:
- a CDS encoding S8 family serine peptidase — translated: MKQFTVNPYGQYAFMLVPNGSVYDVVKDPTVGGDKRPLFSLVTANPNEAFHVGQIVDMTGTGNTFVFEDLRMDKGTDRDYNDVIFQVRNAYGVTEQMDDWIAPGKDWRTSNLGKALIEYTKPYITPIANLIPPPIPSDPSVLEPPTPVLPGDPGDSVFPPAPTPPPGDSSPVQPGVPIVPEVPTLPTDPTNPLPPEPLFDTIDIPESSHILLPIPADYNFPIVNQPLIGIIDTGFAANNPDIDYSRITSGRDWVANDDNSLMQLGEGNEHGTHILGIIGATRNNGIGIEGINDQAPLWVGRAIGSGQWAESLVEYVDHFRQSGQPNGVVNLSLDLTQINPDGSVTTRYELTPAERAAIEYARQSGVLLVVAAGNDGGVMSALGQASQEFDNIITVGAAERVNEEIALAKAMDRSDFSSYGYGLDIVAPGGTAANPELSTVGDDLGTMAGTSVATAKVTGAVSQVWAANPDLSYRQVIEILKSTATDLDEPGWNSETGVGLLNLAAAVALALATKPQEDEEIPASYIPPNWSGEGVAVPSKRAAFTAVS